Proteins from a genomic interval of Flammeovirgaceae bacterium SG7u.111:
- a CDS encoding outer membrane beta-barrel protein translates to MKKLIPCLFLLFLTQLSFAQIEISYGPKVGIGASSVLIDDIKASDEHAFESLARSSKFTTFSTQFGLFANFTKDLQGFDYIFVQPEFYFSSLGGNVGYYDSLGVQTGERTIQSEQYSRIDFPVLVGYKFFGAKVYGGPLFSYFLSSGSSLNTDTDLEVERKFNSSGLGFQIGLGVDVDEWYLDLRYENMGNIEKETIVEGESFDLNTRLTQFALTVGYRFD, encoded by the coding sequence ATGAAGAAACTTATACCCTGTTTGTTTTTACTTTTTCTTACTCAACTCTCTTTTGCGCAAATAGAAATTTCATATGGTCCTAAGGTAGGAATAGGAGCATCTAGCGTGCTTATTGACGACATTAAGGCATCGGACGAACACGCTTTCGAATCCTTGGCGAGAAGTTCAAAATTTACAACCTTCAGCACCCAATTTGGGTTGTTTGCCAATTTTACGAAAGACCTACAAGGCTTCGATTATATATTTGTTCAGCCCGAGTTTTATTTCAGCTCTTTGGGAGGAAATGTTGGATATTATGATTCTTTAGGTGTTCAAACTGGCGAGCGCACAATCCAAAGCGAGCAGTATAGCCGAATAGACTTCCCGGTTTTAGTAGGCTACAAATTTTTTGGGGCGAAGGTCTACGGTGGTCCTTTGTTTAGTTATTTTCTTTCTTCGGGCTCTTCTCTCAATACCGATACCGACTTAGAGGTAGAGCGGAAGTTCAACTCTTCGGGGCTGGGTTTCCAAATAGGGCTAGGAGTAGATGTTGACGAATGGTACTTGGATTTGCGGTATGAAAATATGGGGAACATTGAAAAAGAGACCATAGTTGAAGGAGAAAGTTTTGACCTCAACACTCGGCTTACACAGTTTGCCCTCACCGTTGGCTACCGCTTCGACTAA
- a CDS encoding co-chaperone GroES — MSNVNIQPLADRVLVLPAPAEEKTASGIIIPDTAKEKPQKGEVVAVGQGKKDEPLTVKVGNSVLYGKYSGTEINVDGTDYLIMRESDIFAIV; from the coding sequence ATGTCAAACGTAAACATTCAACCCCTAGCAGACAGAGTGTTGGTATTACCAGCACCAGCTGAAGAGAAAACTGCATCAGGTATTATCATTCCTGATACTGCAAAAGAGAAACCTCAAAAAGGTGAAGTAGTGGCAGTAGGTCAAGGCAAAAAAGATGAGCCATTGACAGTTAAAGTAGGCAACTCTGTGCTCTACGGAAAGTACTCAGGTACTGAAATCAACGTGGATGGCACTGACTACCTCATCATGAGAGAGTCGGATATCTTCGCTATCGTTTAA
- the groL gene encoding chaperonin GroEL (60 kDa chaperone family; promotes refolding of misfolded polypeptides especially under stressful conditions; forms two stacked rings of heptamers to form a barrel-shaped 14mer; ends can be capped by GroES; misfolded proteins enter the barrel where they are refolded when GroES binds), giving the protein MAKTLMFDSEARTKLKKGVDALSEAVKVTLGPKGRNVIIDKKFGAPSVTKDGVSVAKEIELKDAVENMGAQLVKEVASKTADQAGDGTTTATVLTQAIFVEGLKNVTAGANPMDLKRGIDKAVSTIVAQLRENSKPVNDSKEISQVATISANNDSEIGNMIAEAMEKVGKDGVITVEEAKGTETEVKTVEGMQFDRGYLSPYFVTDTEKMEADLENPYILIYDKKVSTMKDLLPVLEAVAQTGRPLLIIAEDVDGEALATLVVNKIRGALKIAAVKAPGFGDRRKAMLEDIAILTGGTVVSEERGFKLESTTIDMLGTAEKVLIDKDNTTVVNGAGSEEDIKGRVNQIKSQIDNTSSDYDKEKLQERLAKLSGGVAILYIGAATEVEMKEKKDRVDDALHATRAAVEEGVVTGGGVALVRAVASLEGIEVENEDQQTGVNIVRKAIEAPLRTIVANAGLEPSVIIQKVQEGEGNFGYNARSNEYGDLVEQGVIDPTKVTRLALENAASIASLLLTTECVVADEPEAEGAGGGMPGGMPGGMGGMGGMM; this is encoded by the coding sequence ATGGCAAAAACATTAATGTTTGATTCAGAAGCGAGGACCAAACTGAAAAAAGGTGTTGACGCACTTTCAGAAGCCGTAAAAGTAACGCTTGGTCCTAAAGGAAGAAACGTAATCATCGACAAGAAATTCGGTGCTCCTTCAGTAACCAAAGATGGTGTTTCTGTAGCAAAAGAAATCGAATTGAAAGACGCAGTAGAAAACATGGGCGCTCAGCTCGTGAAAGAAGTTGCTTCTAAAACTGCCGACCAAGCAGGTGACGGTACTACTACTGCAACTGTTCTTACCCAAGCAATCTTTGTAGAAGGCTTAAAAAACGTAACTGCAGGTGCTAACCCAATGGACCTTAAAAGAGGTATCGACAAAGCAGTGAGCACTATCGTTGCTCAGTTGCGCGAGAACTCTAAGCCAGTTAACGATTCAAAAGAAATCTCTCAAGTAGCTACTATCTCAGCTAACAACGACTCAGAAATCGGTAACATGATTGCTGAAGCGATGGAAAAAGTTGGAAAAGATGGTGTGATCACTGTTGAAGAAGCTAAAGGAACTGAAACTGAAGTAAAAACTGTAGAAGGTATGCAGTTTGACAGAGGTTACCTTTCTCCTTACTTCGTAACCGACACTGAGAAAATGGAAGCTGATCTTGAAAATCCATACATTCTCATCTACGATAAGAAAGTTTCTACAATGAAAGACCTTTTGCCAGTGCTAGAAGCAGTTGCGCAAACAGGCCGCCCATTGTTGATCATCGCTGAAGACGTTGACGGAGAAGCTCTTGCTACGCTAGTAGTAAACAAAATCCGTGGCGCACTGAAAATCGCTGCTGTAAAAGCTCCAGGTTTCGGCGACAGAAGAAAAGCTATGCTAGAAGATATCGCTATCCTTACTGGCGGTACTGTAGTTTCTGAAGAAAGAGGCTTCAAACTAGAAAGCACTACTATCGATATGTTGGGTACTGCTGAAAAAGTACTTATCGACAAAGACAACACTACTGTAGTAAACGGAGCTGGTTCTGAAGAAGACATCAAAGGTCGTGTGAACCAAATCAAATCTCAGATAGACAACACTTCATCTGACTACGACAAAGAAAAACTACAAGAAAGACTTGCTAAGCTTTCTGGTGGTGTGGCTATCCTTTACATAGGTGCTGCTACTGAAGTAGAGATGAAAGAAAAGAAAGACCGTGTTGACGATGCATTGCACGCGACAAGGGCTGCTGTAGAAGAAGGTGTAGTAACTGGTGGTGGTGTTGCTTTGGTACGTGCCGTAGCTTCACTTGAAGGTATCGAAGTAGAAAACGAAGACCAACAAACTGGTGTGAACATCGTAAGAAAAGCGATTGAAGCTCCATTGAGAACTATCGTAGCTAATGCAGGCCTTGAGCCTTCAGTAATTATCCAGAAAGTACAAGAAGGTGAAGGTAACTTCGGTTACAACGCACGTTCTAACGAATATGGTGACCTAGTTGAGCAAGGTGTAATTGACCCAACTAAAGTTACTCGTTTGGCGCTTGAAAACGCTGCATCTATTGCTTCATTGTTGCTTACTACCGAGTGTGTAGTAGCTGACGAGCCAGAAGCAGAAGGTGCTGGTGGCGGAATGCCAGGTGGTATGCCAGGTGGCATGGGCGGCATGGGCGGCATGATGTAA
- the arsM gene encoding arsenosugar biosynthesis arsenite methyltransferase ArsM yields the protein MTTYLETTKDVYKQAALTPEVGLCCTTTPVWKLPELDIPNIMLEMNYGCGSTVHPRDLVNNPTILYVGVGGGMELLQFAYFSRKKGGVVGIDVVDEMLDASRQNFKEAEAKNPWFKSDFVELHKGDALELPVEDNSIDVAAQNCLFNIFHTEDLKKALAEMYRVLKPHGKLVMSDPICEQTMPENLKQDEKLRALCLSGAIPMKDYIKLLTDIGFGTIEIRAKRPYRMLTPNHYDTTENIFIESLEVCAIKDPMPKDGPCVFTGKTAIYFGNERQFDDKKGHVLVQNQPLAVCDKTAGALASLGREDIFISDSTYFYDGGGCC from the coding sequence ATGACAACGTATTTAGAAACTACCAAAGATGTTTATAAACAAGCGGCACTTACCCCAGAAGTAGGACTTTGCTGCACCACCACACCCGTTTGGAAATTGCCCGAATTGGATATTCCGAACATTATGCTGGAAATGAATTATGGCTGCGGCAGCACCGTTCACCCTCGTGATTTGGTCAACAATCCAACTATCTTGTATGTGGGTGTAGGCGGAGGCATGGAGCTGTTACAATTTGCCTATTTCAGCAGGAAAAAAGGAGGTGTAGTGGGGATAGACGTGGTGGATGAAATGCTAGATGCTTCCCGCCAAAACTTTAAAGAAGCCGAAGCCAAAAACCCTTGGTTCAAATCGGATTTTGTAGAGCTGCACAAAGGTGATGCCCTTGAACTGCCCGTGGAAGATAATTCCATAGATGTAGCCGCTCAAAACTGCTTGTTCAATATTTTCCACACCGAGGATTTGAAAAAAGCCTTGGCGGAAATGTACCGAGTGCTCAAACCCCATGGCAAACTTGTGATGTCAGATCCTATTTGCGAGCAGACCATGCCCGAAAACTTGAAGCAAGATGAAAAGCTACGGGCACTCTGCCTCAGCGGAGCTATTCCCATGAAAGACTATATCAAGCTTCTGACCGATATAGGATTTGGTACGATAGAAATCAGGGCAAAGCGACCTTACCGCATGCTCACTCCAAACCATTATGATACTACTGAAAATATTTTTATTGAAAGCTTAGAAGTTTGCGCTATTAAAGACCCTATGCCCAAAGATGGACCGTGTGTGTTTACTGGAAAAACTGCCATTTACTTTGGCAATGAGCGACAGTTTGATGATAAAAAGGGACATGTGTTGGTGCAAAACCAACCGCTAGCTGTTTGCGATAAAACTGCTGGTGCACTCGCTAGCCTTGGAAGAGAAGATATTTTCATCTCTGATTCTACTTATTTTTATGATGGTGGCGGGTGTTGTTAG
- the arsS gene encoding arsenosugar biosynthesis radical SAM protein ArsS (Some members of this family are selenoproteins.): protein MKTATLSLQKRGNKLASPSAQVDFLSHTSIGDSFEEKLQNTGIFPLTATGVDIFQVNVGKMCNQVCKHCHVDAGPDRKEIMTRETMQLCLDALKGTDIPTVDLTGGAPEMNPNFRWFVEELTAMGKHVLVRCNLTIILANPKYHDLPEFFKKHQVEVVSSLPYFTARRTDAQRGEGVFERSIKALQMLNEVGYGKEGSGLTLNLVYNPTGSFLPGDQAGLETEFKRRLKTYDIEFNNLFAITNLPVSRFLEYLVDNDQYESYMEKLVNAFNPAAAMGVMCRNTLSIGWDGYLYDCDFNQMLDLKLEPNAPNHIKNFDLGKINNREIVINQHCFGCTAGAGSSCGGETA, encoded by the coding sequence ATGAAAACTGCAACTTTATCATTACAAAAAAGAGGGAACAAACTTGCTTCACCAAGTGCCCAAGTTGATTTCCTAAGCCATACATCCATTGGCGATTCTTTTGAAGAGAAACTTCAAAATACTGGCATTTTTCCACTAACCGCCACAGGAGTTGATATTTTCCAGGTGAATGTGGGAAAAATGTGTAACCAAGTTTGCAAGCATTGCCACGTAGATGCCGGGCCCGACCGAAAGGAAATAATGACTCGGGAAACCATGCAACTGTGCTTGGATGCACTCAAAGGCACAGACATCCCCACGGTGGACCTTACGGGTGGCGCACCCGAAATGAACCCGAATTTCAGGTGGTTTGTAGAAGAGCTTACCGCCATGGGGAAACATGTGTTGGTTCGCTGCAACCTCACTATTATTTTGGCTAACCCAAAGTATCATGATCTTCCTGAATTTTTCAAAAAGCACCAAGTAGAAGTGGTTTCTTCTCTCCCCTATTTCACTGCAAGACGCACCGATGCCCAGCGAGGCGAGGGCGTATTTGAACGCTCCATAAAAGCCTTGCAGATGCTCAATGAAGTAGGCTATGGAAAAGAAGGTAGCGGGTTAACACTCAATTTGGTCTACAACCCGACAGGCTCATTTCTTCCCGGCGACCAAGCGGGCTTGGAAACCGAGTTCAAGCGAAGGCTGAAAACCTACGATATTGAATTCAACAATTTATTCGCCATCACCAACCTACCTGTTAGTCGCTTTTTGGAATACTTGGTGGATAACGACCAGTATGAAAGCTATATGGAAAAACTGGTCAATGCGTTCAACCCCGCTGCGGCGATGGGTGTGATGTGCCGCAATACGCTCTCCATTGGCTGGGATGGCTATCTCTACGACTGTGATTTTAACCAAATGTTGGATCTCAAGCTAGAACCAAATGCTCCCAACCACATCAAAAACTTTGATTTGGGCAAAATAAACAACCGGGAAATAGTGATCAATCAACATTGCTTCGGATGTACGGCAGGTGCTGGTTCAAGTTGTGGAGGGGAAACTGCTTAA
- a CDS encoding arsenosugar biosynthesis-associated peroxidase-like protein produces the protein MAENKSYYNPEDLKKFGKVTEFQEEMGKKFFDYYGSVFKEGALTAREKALIALAVSHTVQCPYCIDAYSSDCLEKGADEEQMMEAVHVAVAIRGGASLVHGTQMMNKVKDLTM, from the coding sequence ATGGCTGAAAACAAAAGTTATTACAACCCAGAAGATCTTAAGAAATTTGGAAAAGTAACCGAGTTCCAAGAAGAAATGGGCAAAAAATTCTTCGATTACTACGGAAGCGTGTTCAAAGAAGGAGCGCTTACCGCGCGGGAAAAAGCGTTGATTGCCCTTGCAGTTTCACATACCGTGCAATGCCCCTACTGCATAGATGCCTACAGCAGCGATTGCCTAGAAAAAGGCGCTGACGAAGAGCAAATGATGGAAGCTGTACATGTAGCCGTAGCCATTAGAGGTGGGGCTTCCCTCGTGCACGGCACACAGATGATGAATAAGGTGAAAGACCTGACCATGTAG
- a CDS encoding DUF2064 domain-containing protein, protein MPTKNNHTAVLIFSHTPHQEAKEKSFTQKVNTQTNRTIASHLVEHTKKLVAQTPYPSFCISTPDQKGITFGERFTHAIQSVFAKGFSQVIAIGSDCPSLTSQDIQKSAKALERGKVVLGPATDGGTYLIGLQQESFDPEAFKNISWQTSSVFRELLSLCSSQPQLDIEILSSKQDIDSAADLVKVLKSNLIAPYLQKLLAQLIKFATTSFYPISTFFLLKNLVLSLFGLRAPPSFS, encoded by the coding sequence TTGCCAACTAAAAATAACCATACCGCTGTATTAATCTTTTCGCACACTCCCCACCAAGAGGCGAAAGAAAAAAGCTTTACCCAAAAAGTAAATACTCAAACGAACCGTACCATCGCATCCCATTTAGTTGAGCACACGAAAAAACTAGTTGCCCAAACGCCTTATCCAAGCTTTTGCATTAGCACGCCCGACCAAAAAGGAATTACGTTTGGAGAGCGATTCACCCATGCCATTCAATCCGTTTTTGCAAAAGGGTTTTCCCAAGTAATTGCTATCGGCAGCGACTGCCCTAGCCTCACAAGCCAAGATATTCAGAAAAGTGCCAAGGCTTTGGAACGGGGAAAAGTGGTGCTGGGTCCCGCAACTGATGGAGGCACGTATCTTATTGGGCTTCAGCAAGAATCGTTTGATCCCGAAGCTTTCAAAAACATCAGCTGGCAAACCAGTAGTGTTTTCCGGGAACTTCTGAGCCTTTGCTCTAGCCAACCTCAACTGGATATTGAAATACTTTCAAGCAAACAAGATATTGATTCGGCCGCCGATCTTGTAAAGGTGTTAAAAAGTAACCTGATCGCCCCTTACCTACAAAAACTGTTAGCGCAGCTGATCAAGTTTGCTACTACTTCTTTCTATCCAATAAGCACTTTTTTTCTTCTGAAAAATCTAGTCCTTAGCCTTTTTGGACTGAGAGCACCTCCTTCCTTTAGCTAA
- a CDS encoding TIR domain-containing protein → MPSIQELKQLIANGELEKAVKELLVATEGTDIHSDITHQSARLNKALKDERMGIARTDDTNRTKNQITYALLSYLDDNSELFEHQPTQTSAMQPSSSSSQGKRVFISYNHKDKEVAQQVKAKLEEAGLTVTIDSEAMGAGEDIKSFIEKCVRENDVTLSLVSPNSLLSAWVAMESQLTLTGERIANKKFIGCAIDNSFFGRGFVDDALDKVEDELAEISQLMQKRLNRGRGVEDLQNELSRYKQLESNLPEIVRKFKESLTVDISGDNFEAGMGKVIGTIG, encoded by the coding sequence ATGCCCTCCATCCAAGAACTGAAACAACTCATAGCCAATGGTGAGCTTGAAAAAGCGGTGAAAGAGTTATTGGTTGCCACAGAAGGCACCGACATCCATAGCGATATTACTCATCAGTCGGCTAGGCTAAACAAAGCCTTAAAAGATGAGCGTATGGGCATTGCAAGAACCGATGATACTAATCGCACCAAAAATCAAATTACCTATGCCCTGCTAAGCTATTTGGATGATAACAGCGAGTTATTTGAACACCAACCTACCCAAACCTCTGCAATGCAACCTAGCTCTTCTTCCTCACAAGGAAAGCGAGTTTTTATTTCCTATAACCACAAGGATAAAGAAGTGGCGCAACAAGTAAAAGCCAAACTGGAAGAAGCTGGGCTAACCGTCACCATCGACTCGGAAGCGATGGGGGCTGGAGAAGACATCAAATCCTTCATAGAAAAATGCGTGCGGGAAAATGACGTGACCCTTTCTTTGGTCTCGCCCAATAGCCTACTCTCTGCTTGGGTAGCCATGGAAAGCCAACTAACTTTGACAGGGGAAAGAATTGCCAACAAAAAATTCATCGGTTGCGCCATTGATAATTCATTTTTCGGAAGAGGGTTTGTAGACGATGCGCTGGACAAGGTGGAAGATGAGCTCGCGGAAATAAGCCAACTTATGCAAAAAAGGCTGAACAGGGGACGTGGCGTAGAAGATTTGCAAAACGAGCTTTCCCGCTACAAACAATTGGAAAGCAACCTGCCAGAAATAGTAAGAAAGTTCAAAGAATCCCTCACCGTGGACATCAGCGGAGATAATTTTGAGGCTGGGATGGGGAAGGTGATTGGGACGATTGGGTGA
- a CDS encoding GNAT family N-acetyltransferase codes for MNQEYYISTDKSKLDISLIHNYLSNDSYWAKGRTIETVRKSIEHSFCFGVYHGEQQVGFARVATDYAVFAWIMDVFILEKHRKKGLSKMLMDAIMKQEELQGLYRWGLATADAHGLYEQYGFKMIEKPELFMEKVAAK; via the coding sequence ATGAACCAAGAATATTACATCTCAACAGACAAAAGCAAACTGGATATTTCGCTTATCCACAACTACCTCAGCAATGATTCTTATTGGGCAAAGGGAAGAACGATAGAAACCGTAAGGAAGTCTATTGAGCATTCCTTTTGCTTTGGGGTTTACCACGGAGAGCAACAAGTAGGCTTTGCCAGGGTAGCCACCGACTATGCTGTTTTTGCTTGGATAATGGATGTGTTTATTTTGGAAAAACACAGAAAAAAGGGCTTGAGCAAAATGCTGATGGACGCTATTATGAAACAAGAAGAACTTCAGGGCTTGTACCGCTGGGGCTTGGCTACCGCCGATGCCCACGGACTGTACGAGCAATACGGGTTTAAGATGATTGAAAAACCCGAACTTTTTATGGAAAAAGTGGCTGCAAAATAG
- the eutC gene encoding ethanolamine ammonia-lyase subunit EutC: MSLKPKNQHAQEDPWASLKEFTKARIALGNVGGSLPLNEVLAFKLAHAHAKDAIYSNLDLELFTQQFAQSGIPIFKLKSRVSNRQEYLKRPDLGRKLAKTSIIKLRKENSTFDIVFVISDGLSANGVNYHAIEVLKKMLPSYVETHKIAIALVEQGRVAIADEIGELLQAKFTAVMIGERPGLSSPQSMGIYTTYAPKPGLTDEKRNCISNIHEDGLSHEAASNILCYLIEQSFARKISGVELKVELGSLKK; this comes from the coding sequence ATGAGTCTGAAACCAAAAAATCAGCACGCACAAGAAGACCCTTGGGCGAGCCTGAAAGAATTTACAAAAGCCCGAATTGCCTTAGGAAATGTAGGAGGAAGCCTCCCGCTCAACGAAGTACTCGCATTTAAACTGGCACATGCTCACGCCAAAGATGCCATCTATTCCAATTTGGACCTCGAACTATTTACCCAACAGTTCGCCCAGTCAGGTATCCCTATTTTTAAATTAAAGAGTAGAGTTTCGAATAGGCAAGAATATTTGAAAAGACCTGACTTGGGAAGAAAACTGGCTAAAACATCCATCATTAAGCTAAGAAAAGAAAACTCCACATTCGACATTGTTTTTGTCATTAGCGATGGACTTTCTGCCAATGGGGTAAACTACCACGCAATAGAGGTCTTAAAAAAAATGCTCCCCTCTTATGTTGAAACACATAAAATTGCCATCGCCTTGGTAGAGCAAGGAAGGGTAGCCATAGCCGATGAGATCGGAGAACTACTCCAAGCAAAATTCACTGCTGTAATGATTGGCGAAAGACCAGGACTTTCTTCACCGCAAAGTATGGGAATTTATACCACCTACGCCCCTAAGCCTGGGCTTACCGATGAAAAACGGAATTGCATTTCCAACATTCATGAAGATGGATTAAGCCATGAAGCTGCATCAAACATTCTATGCTATTTGATTGAACAATCATTTGCCCGAAAAATTAGTGGAGTAGAATTAAAAGTAGAGTTGGGCAGCTTGAAGAAATGA
- a CDS encoding ethanolamine ammonia-lyase subunit EutB, with protein sequence MRYTFTVHNKNYIFADLKTLLAKASPFRTGDALAGIAAESNEERVAAQYALADAPLKNFLDEAIIPYETDEITRLIVDSHNKEAFEPISHFTVGQFRDWLLTNEADNKTLKELASGLTPEMVAAVSKLMRNQDLIAVAQKCVVESKFRTTVGQAGRLSVRLQPNSPVDDPKAIAASIIDGLMYGCGDAVIGINPATDSPDVVANLLHMLDGIRQKFDIPTQSCILSHVTTTLQIIDKAPVDLVFQSIGGTEQTNSSFGVNLSLLEEAYEAAISLKRCAEEKQVMYFETGQGSSLSANAHQGVDQQTCEARAYAVARKFNPFLVNSVVGFIGPEYLYDGKQIIRAALEDHFCAKTLGLPMGMDVCYTNHSEADQDDMDNLMTLLGVAGCNFIMGVPGADDIMLNYQSTSFHDAMYLRKALHKRPAAEFEQWLLTMGILDENGNRLPIATSHYLLNSY encoded by the coding sequence ATGAGATATACATTTACTGTTCATAATAAAAACTACATTTTCGCCGACCTCAAAACACTTTTGGCGAAAGCTAGCCCTTTCCGCACGGGCGATGCCTTGGCAGGAATTGCCGCAGAAAGCAACGAAGAACGAGTAGCTGCCCAATATGCCCTTGCCGATGCACCCCTCAAAAATTTCCTCGACGAAGCAATCATTCCCTACGAAACAGATGAAATCACTCGGCTAATTGTTGATTCGCACAACAAAGAAGCCTTTGAACCAATTTCCCACTTTACTGTAGGGCAATTCCGAGATTGGCTGCTCACCAACGAAGCCGATAACAAAACCCTCAAAGAACTAGCCTCAGGGCTTACACCAGAAATGGTTGCCGCAGTTTCTAAGCTTATGCGCAACCAAGATCTGATAGCCGTTGCCCAAAAATGTGTGGTGGAAAGTAAATTCCGAACAACGGTGGGGCAAGCAGGAAGGCTCTCGGTGCGGTTGCAGCCCAACAGCCCCGTGGACGATCCAAAAGCGATTGCCGCCAGTATTATTGATGGACTGATGTACGGTTGCGGAGACGCAGTCATTGGAATTAATCCCGCTACCGACAGTCCTGACGTAGTTGCTAATTTGCTGCACATGTTGGACGGTATCCGTCAAAAGTTCGACATCCCGACCCAAAGTTGTATTCTCAGTCATGTGACCACCACGCTGCAAATTATTGATAAAGCTCCGGTAGACCTTGTTTTCCAATCTATTGGCGGAACAGAACAAACCAATTCTTCTTTTGGAGTGAACCTTTCCTTGTTAGAAGAAGCGTACGAAGCAGCCATTTCCCTAAAGAGATGCGCTGAAGAAAAGCAAGTAATGTATTTTGAAACGGGGCAAGGCTCTTCCCTTTCTGCAAATGCCCACCAAGGAGTAGATCAGCAAACGTGTGAAGCCCGAGCCTATGCCGTGGCAAGAAAGTTCAACCCTTTTTTGGTCAATTCAGTAGTAGGTTTCATTGGTCCTGAGTATCTTTACGATGGAAAGCAAATTATCCGGGCGGCTTTGGAAGATCACTTTTGTGCCAAAACCCTTGGTTTGCCCATGGGAATGGACGTTTGCTATACCAACCACTCCGAAGCCGACCAAGACGATATGGATAACTTGATGACCCTTTTGGGGGTGGCCGGCTGCAATTTCATCATGGGCGTACCAGGCGCCGATGATATAATGCTCAACTACCAATCTACTTCTTTCCACGATGCTATGTACCTACGCAAAGCCTTGCACAAACGGCCTGCAGCTGAGTTTGAACAATGGCTTTTGACCATGGGAATTTTAGACGAAAACGGCAACAGACTTCCAATCGCAACTTCTCACTATCTACTCAATAGCTACTAA
- a CDS encoding AraC family transcriptional regulator ligand-binding domain-containing protein: MHFNGRFVLNLAQFAAQQGADLEKLIALSGKPAKELYKEDCKLSAEEYNEVLKAAVEETNDELFGLHAGESLNLSAAGLIVQIAQTSQTVKQALEYCCEFANLGCSALPTLLSEEKDYFKLSLKPNPLWEKQAPISVIHTLYGYLAFTIREFQSLTFHKQTPKEIWLTFERPTNLAELERVLGTTSLKFGQKENALILSKRQVEEKVVTSDYELLKVLVNHAHDKQEKMHLENGFYEVVRRSVVNLIKPHFPTVEQVAGHLNLSVRTFQRKLKNEGYSYKKLIDELRKDFAIDYLANPELSIGDVAYLLSYADTSTFIRSFKRWTGKTPSEFRKT, from the coding sequence ATGCATTTCAATGGAAGATTTGTGTTGAACCTTGCCCAATTTGCCGCGCAGCAAGGGGCTGATTTGGAAAAACTAATTGCCCTAAGTGGAAAGCCTGCCAAGGAACTTTACAAAGAAGATTGTAAGCTTAGTGCCGAAGAATATAATGAGGTGTTAAAAGCAGCGGTGGAAGAAACGAACGATGAACTTTTTGGGCTGCATGCTGGGGAAAGTTTGAACCTTTCGGCAGCGGGGCTGATTGTCCAAATTGCGCAAACGAGCCAAACAGTGAAGCAAGCTCTCGAATATTGTTGTGAGTTTGCAAACCTTGGTTGCAGTGCACTGCCCACTCTGCTTTCAGAAGAAAAAGACTATTTCAAACTTAGTTTGAAGCCCAATCCTCTTTGGGAAAAACAAGCGCCCATTAGCGTAATACATACTTTATATGGGTATTTGGCATTTACCATTCGGGAATTTCAGTCGCTTACTTTCCACAAACAAACGCCTAAAGAAATATGGCTGACATTTGAGCGCCCCACCAACTTAGCGGAGCTAGAAAGGGTGTTGGGCACTACTTCACTTAAGTTTGGACAAAAGGAAAATGCGCTGATTTTGAGCAAAAGGCAGGTGGAGGAAAAGGTAGTCACCAGCGATTATGAACTACTGAAAGTTCTTGTGAATCATGCACATGACAAGCAGGAAAAAATGCATTTGGAAAATGGATTTTACGAAGTGGTAAGGCGTTCGGTGGTTAACTTGATCAAACCACATTTCCCCACAGTGGAGCAAGTTGCTGGGCACTTGAACCTGAGCGTGAGAACCTTTCAGCGAAAGCTAAAAAACGAAGGATATTCTTACAAAAAACTGATTGACGAGCTTAGGAAAGATTTTGCGATCGACTACCTTGCAAATCCAGAACTGAGCATAGGCGACGTAGCCTACCTCCTTAGTTATGCCGATACGAGTACCTTCATCCGCTCTTTCAAACGCTGGACGGGGAAAACGCCTTCGGAATTCAGGAAGACTTGA